The sequence TTTTGGCCTGCGTGGTTTTGTTCTCCAGTTTTTCTGCTAGTGTGAATTAAATGTTACTACTCAGTTGAACTATAATGACAGTTTGATCTGATCTTtttctccctattttttttttcacctcttCATTTAGTAACGCCTTTGGGGGTAGAGGAGAAGCGaacatttgaaattttaaagTATATTCAACAAGTTGTACCTTGCCAATGGGAATACAGAATTCTGCtatgttgcttttcttttttaaaaaaaccttaaggttattattttataaattactTTCCTGGGAGGAAACCCCCATTAGAACTTACTATTGAGTCAAATATGCAGACTCGTAGAGTAATTCTGCAAGTTATTGGGATTCCAGCTTCCTTTTGAGctgtgcttttcttttctttttccctgcaGTTTCTTAAAAGTGTGTGCTACAAAAATATTCTACCAGCGTGGGAGAAAGCTCACCTATCTAGAGAGTGCAAGATGTAAAGAATTTCCTCTCACTCTAAGGCAAAATGTTAGAAATGGTTAtgatttcatattttaataccgCCTTATTTTATCTGTGCCAGTCCTGCCCAAGTTACAATTCTGCTTTCAGTATGAGCTTTgtaatcaattttatttttttttttttaaaaaaaggctttgttAGGGTTCTTGTTATGCTTAGATATTCTTCCAAAGATGGTTGCTGCAATTAGTGGACATTTTCCATTCTTCAGTCAGAGACTTTGAAAGCAACTTGGTTTGATAGGGCAGGATTAATTTTGTTTAATGGCCCTTTGTGCTTCTACCTAGAGGTAAATAATTTTTAAACGgctgggctttttttaaaaatgtttttcagtGTGGAAAACCTGTCTTCATTTCAATTAAAAAGTTCTGTGtgggaaaaaaaaagtactttacaTTTACTCAAAACATCCTAACATCCCTTATTGTTCGGTGGGTTTGTCCTCTGCAAACTTCATTTAATTTTCGGGCGATTATCTCAAAGGGGCTGTTTCACAAACAGATCCTCTTTCTCTCGCTTCCCtccatccccccccacccccacaacccACAACCCCCCCCACCTTCCACCATATTTACACTTCTGGCTGTTTTGTTTGATAAgttccttcaaaaaaaaaggggggggggaaattgtccCATACGTATAGAAAAAAAGTTGGTGTTTTTATCAGAGCAGCAAATCTGACCAAccaaagaaggagaaaaggaagaagcaaaaataggaattatgggggtggggggatggtgggatttaaaaaagggagaaagaaagaaagaaagaaagaaagaaagaaagaaagaaagaaagaaagaaagaaagaaagaaagaaagaaagaaagaataagaggaaggaaggtgaaaaagTGTTGGTCAAGAAAACCAGTCAGGAGGGATTGGTCAAGCtagctttttggtttttttttggcaggTCTTCTCCTAAAGCTTTGGAACCTTTGGTAGAAACCACCGCTTGGATTCTGGAACTAGGTTGGGTTGGGAGAAAGtagtgggtgtgtggggggggggggggagaacttgCCAAGGCAAACCCCACCAACTGGAGCTACAGAGAAGTGAAGAGTTCAGATGTTTTAACCTTTGTCAGCTTCCTTCCCAGCCAAAGGTGACAAAGTTCAGATCACAATGCGCGCTTCAATCTCTCAGCTGGTGACCTCCAAATAGACTTTTGCCGGTCACTTAGCAGGAAGTAGGTAGTTGATTTTAGCTTCGCCTTATCAGCTCCCGCTTCTTTGACTAACTCTTATTCCCTTGTTACGCCTCTGGATATCGGACCCCCAAAGAGAAGATTGACAGGCGATTGTAGCAGCTCCatggtgtgtttgtttttttttgttttttgcacctTTCCGCCACCATCAGATGAGCTGGATCTGGTTTCTTGCTCCTTTGCCAATATTTACCGGAGCTGAAGTTGAGATATTAGGTCGGTCGAGCCACCGCGGGTTTATTTTGGGCCTGCCATGGTGAAACTCTCCTCGAGtttgaaagtggggggggggggagagaaagagagaaaaactgttgcaagtgaaacccaccacctaGTGTTCATTTTTCTCCCCTGAAGAATGAATTCAttctttctggtgttttttttaagaaaaataatggcTAGCCTGATCTGTTATTTCGTTTTGCAACCGAAATGCATTTGCTATTATTTCTGTTAATGGGCCGTAGTCTTAGCATATTCAATCTTTTTCTGGGATGGTTTAAAACAGAATACATAtataataagatagatagatagatagatagatagatagatagatagatagatagatagatagatagatagatagatcgatagataggtattagatatagatatacatatagcaggagttggggcatggatatgtatgtatgtacgtatgtactgtatgtatacaatatatatataaagcaggAGTTGGGGCATAGatatgtatgtacgtatatactgtatgtattatatatgtatatatatatatatatcaatcagGAATTGGGGCATagatatgtatgtacatatgtactgtatgtagaaaacaaatattatatatatatatatatatatatatatatatataggtctttggttgttcgggttttctcccgtgtaaaattttacgcgggagaaaaccccaataaccaaagacctatatacaaacacccgtgaaaacctcagaaaacatatatatatatatatatatatatatatatatatatatatatataaaatccatGCCCTAACTCCTGTCCCTAGTTTTAATACAAACAATGACCAGAGCATATTGAAACTTAGGAAAAGTCTCTTTAATCATGTCTTTTTGGGAGTATCTTCGACCGTGTTGAAATCTGATTTCATTTCAAGCAGAGAAGTGCAAGTGGGAATTTTGAAGATTCAGTtcgaaggggtgtgtgtgtgtaacgttAGAGAAGAGGGGTGCCTGGCCTAAACCTTaacctcattttctctctctctagtgAATGTATAAAAATCTATTCTCAGTCCTGTGGAGGAATGAACTTCAAAGAATGTTATTCAGGACGCTTGGAAAGTTTTAAAGTCCTGCCTCAAGACACCTTGATGGGGgcgtttattattcttttttccaaaatggtgcaagataattttatatttgtgtttctGTGGTCAGGCCTGTGTCTCCAAAGTCATGCAGAATTCCTCGTTTCCAAGAGAGCCGTACCCGAAATAGCGTTTTGAGTTGGCAGCAGAATCCTCGCCATTTTTAAGAGAGACCCAACAGATTTGGAAAACCCTACAGCTGAATTTGGGAATAGGAGCCTTTGCCCAGTGTAAAGTTTCTTGGATAATTTGCAGGGtggttttttggttgttttttttaaagagaacagGATTGTAGTCTTACCtttcttattattttgtttgGGTTGGGTGGATGGATCGCTGCATTTTCTGTTTCAAATCTGCGGATTGATAATTCATTTAAACTTTTCTACACTTGGAAATCTCACTTTTGTCAGGTGACAAGGCTCCATTGTTTGGGATAACTATGTCTCCAGTtgctaagatttaaaaaaaagatctccTCCCACCCttagaatagttttttttaaaaaggcagggggaggatgaagaaagggtggaagagggtgagggagggagggagggagggagagagagagagagagagagagagagagagagagagactgatttTAAGCTATAATGCATTATTACACCATTCCCAAGGCCCTAAACCACCTTCTATGCAAATAGCACCCAAGAAGCATCTGTAAACTTTAAAAGTTGTTTTTGAACTAGGGTTGAAGCTGGTGAGAATGCTTCCTGGTTTCTATCAGAACTAGAAGTGTGGCTGGATGTTATTAAAAATGTGtcttcatatcttttttttaaaaaaaattattttttgaacATTGGGAAATGAAAAATGTGTGAGATTTAATTTGGGGGAAACGAAGTCCTTTCGGGTATtctcttggggaaaaattttgcaggaatttttaaaaaaaagaaaagaaaacttggtgggtttttttgtttgttgttttttcaaaatatacgcactgtcttttcttaaaaacaataGCCGTCCCTTttccaaaataaatgaaatgggtATGTTAATATGTCTAATGTTAGCCTGTGGGTCATAGTTCCTGACTATTAGAGAAAGTGTGGACAATTCTAGAAAAACTGCCCACGTTCTCTGGTTGATAtttgagcctttttttacctgctttctagtaaaggagagaaaaaagtagGTAGGTTAAAATATAGCACAGAATCTTTTTGCAAATTAGGCAGATAAGGCAGCATTATAAAGGTGAAGAGGAGGGTTTAAgacacattttgatttttttttagcacaGACAAGTGCTATAGATTGGAAGCCAATCCATTGTTCTGCATATAATTCATCAGTTGCTTTTTCTGATTTCCCTCACTAGTTATTTATTTTCTGAATCTGTCATTATTTGTCTAAGCACAGCTGACCAAGCAAAACCATGTTTTAAAGTGGGCTTTATGTTTTGATAAATGTGATCTGGTTGAAAAAGTATTTTTCGACTGAATGCCGAGCTTAATAGAACATGCTGACATAATAGTTTTAATGCATTTTGTTCAAAATGTGTGAATAAACAGAATGGCTTTTGTTCCTTCATAATTGGCTGGAAAAGTAGAGGGAAGCCTCAAGCATTAGATATGGAAatgggagaagagaaaagaatatgtatatatatatatatatatatatatatatatatatatatatatatatatatttcacctGACAATATTCAGAATGGGGTCCTCTGGTTTTTGAAACAAGCATCTAAAGGGGATACAGCATTTAAGATTAGTTGTGAAAATGTGGTGCTTTAAATTGAGTGCGTTTGTTGGGTTGTGCAcacgctcacacacacacacaagtctaCATAGGGTTAGGCAATAAAATAAGCACCACTCGTATTCAAATGGTTACATTTAATATTTGACGTCTTCTCGCTGAAAGTCCTAAAATTCTAATCACGTCTGTCTGCTAAGAGACCAAATGATCAAATGCCCCTATGTTAAATAGATTCCTAGTTACTCATCACTTCAAtacaaaaagttttctttttccccccttcccctgtTTTCAAACTCCATAGACAGGGTAACTTAAAACAAAAGCGTCCGTCTGGCACCAATGTCACAAACTATATggcatttaaaagaaaacagaatcgatgcaattttcttttcttttctttttttgataagCCCAACAACGACTGTTTTGAACTTGGCTTGGTTTTaacttgtaaaaaagaaaaaaaaggggggaaattgtATATATTCTCTCCCTTTTTTGTCTTCTCCATCCTCAGAACTTTTTAatgtcccccccccactcctccccttcAAAGATTTAATTTGGAAGTCATGGAAACTACCTATTATCTGATTTTAGTGTCGCAGGAGAACAGGGAGGGAGGTAATCCTTGAATTAAATGggcttcccccccctttcccctgtCTTTCTAAGTTGACCACACACAATCCCTACAAGGGAATTTTTTGTCCTCATGCTGCGAGAACAATAGGGAGCTATCcttcctctgaataagatcagcAAGTTTGAAGGCACAGGAAGAATTTcccattctgttttctttttggaGGAGGGAGGGATAACGTTTAATTTACAAATGGATCTTGGCGATAAGAAAAAAGCAGCAACTGGTTGATAACAAACCTCAAATGAAAGgggcttcttcccccccccttccgcgCACCCCCCCTAATGAAAGATTCTCAGAGCTATCGCTTAAACCATCGGGGAGAAgagttaaaaagcaaaaaaaagagttTTGATAGGGTCGCCCGACAAGGGAGAAGATTGCATGGCATTTATCAACCCGCACCATCCAaattgatttcttattgtagggCAACATTTTTCTCTTTAGCTGTccgtctttctcccttcctttaacTCGTTTGCTACTCTTCACCCCCCCTCTTCTCTAAAAcagaaaatgtaatatttttaatgctgttttttttttttaatagatgagGTTATGTAAGATAATCTAATCTGCGTGGTGGTAAAATGACAGGAACTTTATGGCCGCTGGTGTCTATTTTCAGTGGGGCTACCCTACGTTTTACCATGGTACAGGTGAGGTTAGAAggagcatgattttttttaataataataataataataataataataataataataataataataataataataataataataataataataataataatggcattgGAAGTGAACCTTTATCACTTAGGAAGTGGTTTGCAGTGATTCAGCAGGTTGTCCGTAGTTCTTACAGAAGTTGAGGAGGGCTCCTTCAGAGAAAGGGCTTTTTGTAAGCTGAAGCTAACCAAATGTTTAAGCACCTGTGGAGCCAGGCCAAATGTGTTTTATCGGAAAAGAAATTGCATTGCATAGAAGTCTGTTTTGGGGCTTTTGCAGGGAGCAACAATACAGTTCAAAGAGCACTGCTGGTCTTCAGCTAAGTGTCATGAGAAAGATTAAGCAACAAACGCCTGATTGTGAAAACAGATATTATTCTTTttaccctctctgtctctctctgtttctctctctctctctccctattccCTAGAAATAACAGAAACGAACAAATGGAAAACAAGAGGTTTGCCGGAAAAGAAACAGTTAGCTTCTGTCTTCTTCCCGAAGAGCTCAAAAGATTGTTTTGTTGTTGTAGCCAGCCTGAAGCTTTGGTAACATGTGCTCTTTTTCTCCTCTTGGGTTCCCCATCCCAACCTGTTCACCTTTGTCCATAACTGATGGAGACCTTGAAGGACCACAGATTAGTTTCAGAGATAGGGTGACGGTCCAaaaggtggtttttttgttttgttttttgaagcaGCCAAAGATGAACAAGGTTGAAGGAAACTTAGAGTGTCCAATGAGTCAACAGATGGTTGGTTTTCCATTTGATGGATCACTAGGTGATAAAACGGACAGAACGATCAGTTTGTTGCTGTGGAGTTTTGATTATGTCTTCAATTCATGCTATTTTATATTACTATGGATTATTTGAAAGACCCGTGATCTTGAAGACGAATGTCGATTTAAAGATCTACTTGTAGAGTCTTAAAACTCAGCTGTGAACAATGTTTGTGACGTTATTTTGGTACTCGCCCCATCTTGTGTGCATCTGGTGGTAGAAACTTGGTTTTCTTCTGGGCCACTaagatgtctttttaaaaaaagaaagggaaactaCAGGCTTACTTGCCAACTTTCAGCAAGTCATGTCATCCAAAGGCTAAGTGTGGCTTAAGGGAAGACGACGATTTCCTAGATGAAAATTTGAGATATGGTACATAAATATCGTAATTGGATTTCATCAGATTCCTGAAATGTCCCCTTTTTCTGTCTATCCTTTCATGTAGAGCAGCTTAAGGAGTTTATGCTGTGTTTGTCACAACGAAAACTGATATCTGATGTCCAAATTGAGCATTGGAACATTATCTTATTAGATTTCGCATTGTGACGCGGTACATTTTCCACCCAGCAAGTGTTCGAAAGATTTAAAAATCTCTATTCCTGCAGAACTGGGATTGTATGTGCAAATAACTATGGAATTGTAATTGATTCATAGTTGTATTCCCACTGTATCTCCGTTCCTAGTTAAAAGACCTCAGAAGCCCCATGTTCTATTTTTCTGTGCATATGTTTATGAAATCGGCGCAAGAAGACAGCTGTGCCTTTGTAGAAAAATTATAATAATCATCTTCTCATATGTTGTGCTGAGTAGAACTGGTAGAACACCTATCACATATTATGTGGGCATCATGTTGACCTGCACTGATCATGGGCACGCCATTTTTGTTCTGAACTCCTTTTCCTGTCACAAAATGGAATGTTTAAGGATCATCTTAGAAAGGCAGATAGAATTCATCCTATCCTATAGATTCTAAGATAGAAGCCATCCTATCCTATAGATTCTAAGATAGAAGCCATCCTATCCTATAGATTCACACTagcaactttttttatttttttaaagacaatggCAGACTAGGGCTCCTTTAAGGGACATGGAAAGAAAATGCTGTAACTCTGTAAAAAGGAACACCTTTACAAAAATGGAGGGCACAAGACTCAACTTTAAATAACAACACATTAattcagttcagcggttcaaatccctagcaccgcataatggggtgagctcccatgacttgtcccagcttctgccaacctagcagttcgaaagcaggtaaaaaatgcaagtagaaaaaatagggaccacctttggtgggaaggtaacagtgttccgtgcgcctttggtgttgagtcatgccggccacatgaccacaaagacgtctttggacagctggctcttcggctttgaaatggagatgagcaccgccccctagagtcgggaatgactagcacatatgtggaaggagaacttttacctttacctttaggctgACCGGCCAAAAGATTTTTGAATAGCCAAAGATGAACCATCTTGAAGGAAACTTCAGACTTCAATTGTTGATTGAGTTGAGATGGTTGAGTTttccaatatgttttttttttccaaaaaaggagAACCAAAGGGATTTTTCCGCAGGGAGAACTCTTTAGGAATGAGATGAACTCAATGTCCTCTCTGTCTGGCTTCTTTTATCCTTGTAACCTATTTATGTTTCTGTACAGTTGTTAATtttgcttctttctctctctctctctctttttctttttttttccaccctTGCCTTGGGTCTATAGGAGACACACAGAAGAGTCAACCCAATCGGACCCCCAAGAAAAAGGATGCCCATGTCTGTGGCAGATGTTGCGCCGAGTTCTTTGAACTACCGGACCTGCTACAACACAAGAAGACTTGTACTAAAAATCAACTGGTTTTAATTGTGAATGAAAACTCTGTATCTCCTTCGGAAGCTTTCCCTCCTAGCCCTCCTAAAGATAATCCTGATGAACGGAAGAACAACACAGATAACAACGTGGGTCAAGTTGAATGCAGCGAAGTTCCTGAGCAAGACGACAAACTTGACAAGGAAGAAACCATGGATACAGAGTCTTCTTCCAGTGTTAGCAAAAGCACTAGCAGTACTTCCCAGACCGTCAACAGTACTATTGCAAGCAGTAACTGCTCCACCAAGGGTACCTCAGCTCTTACAACCTCTCTACCTCAACTGGGAGATCTGACCATGCTGGGCAATTTCTCCGTGATCAATAGCAACGTCATCATCGAGAACCTTCAGAGCACGAAAGTAGCGGTGGCCCAGTTCTCTCAGGAAGCGCGCTGCAATGGCACCTCAACCCACAAGTTGGCCGTCCCTGCCCTCATGGAGCAACTATTGGCTTTGCAACAGCAGCAGATCCATCAGCTGCAACTGATAGAACAAATCCGCCACCAAATATTACTGCTGGCTTCCCAGAATTCAGACTTGCCAACGACATCTCCAAACCCGTCGCAGAGTACAGTACGAGCATCAGCCAACCCCTTGTCGACATTAAGTTCCCATTTATCCCAACAGCTGGCTGCAGCAGCCGGATTGGCACAAAGCCTCGCTAGCCAGTCTGCCAGCATTGGTGGTATGAAACTTCTGTCTCCTCTACAGCTACCTCAGAGCAATTCTGGCAACACTACGATTCCATCCAGTAGCGGCTTATCTCCTAGTATTAGCCTAGCTACCGCAGCGATTACGACGTCATCTTCCGACAAAGTGACTATGAACACTGGAGGTCCACCGCTTGGCAACCCGGCAGGGACCGTCTCGTCATCGCCAGCTTTTGCAATAAGCAGTTTATTAAGCCCTGTATCAAATCCTCTTCTACCTCAGCCCACTCCTAGTAACTCTGTGTTCCCCAATCCTTTATCCAATCTTGGAACAGCCACAGAGGACTTAAACCCGTTGTCTGCTTTGGCCCAGCAGAGGAAAAACAAGCCGCCCAATCTAGCCACTTTCGAAACGAAAAGCAGTTCGGATGAAGCCTTCTTCAAGCATAAGTGCAGGTTCTGCGCGAAGGTTTTTGGGAGCGACAGTGCCTTGCAGATCCATTTACGTTCTCATACTGGGGAGAGGCCCTTCAAATGCAACATCTGTGGGAACCGGTTTTCCACCAAGGGGAATTTAAAAGTCCACTTCCAACGGCACAAAGAAAAATACCCTCACATACAGATGAACCCGTATCCGGTGCCAGAACATTTAGACAACATTCCCACAAGCACGGGGATCCCGTACGGGATGTCCATACCGCCCGAGAAACCGGTCACCAGTTGGTTGGACAACAAGCCAGTGTTATCCACTTTGACCCCATCTGTTGGCCTGCCGCTTCCACCCACGATTCCGAGCTTGACACCTTTTATCAAAATGGAGGAGCCTCAGCCCATTCCTATCGGTCACCCTTCATCTAGTCCTCCATCTTCTGTCAAAAGCGACTCTGGCTCCATTGACCCCGCGGGGAAGAACTCGAATGGGCAACTGGTGGAAGGGGAAACGGGTGTATTGCTGCCCTCCGGCGACAAAGCAGAAGAAAGCATGCCCAGAGTTTCTTCCAGCGTGAATCACtctgtaacctccccagcagcagAATCGGATTCCAGCAACGTGGTGGCTTTTACCAGCCCGCTGATGCCTCTCATGTCCGACCAGTTCAAGGCTAAGTTTCCATTTGGAGGGCTGCTGGATGGAACGCCAGCCTCGGAGACCTCAAAGCTACAgcaacttgtagaaaacatagaCAAAAAGGCAAGCGATCCCAACGAGTGTCTCATATGCCATCGAGTGCTCAGTTGCCAGAGCGCTCTAAAAATGCACTACCGCACACACACCGGTGAAAGGCCCTTCAAGTGCAAGATCTGCGGCCGGGCCTTCACTACGAAAGGCAACCTCAAGACCCATTATAGCGTCCATCGTGCCATGCCACCCTTGAGAGTGCAACATTCCTGCCCCATCTGCCAGAAAAAGTTCACCAATGCAGTTGTGTTGCAGCAGCACATCAGGATGCATATGGGGGGCCAGATCCCTAACACACCAGTGACGGAAAACTATCCCGAGTCCATGGAATCTGATACGGGCTCGTTTGATGAGAAGACCTTTGATGATCTGGATACCTTTTCTGATGAGAACATGGAAGACTGTCCCGATAGTAGCGTACCAGATACCCCTAAGTCTGCCGATGCATCTCAAGATAGTTTATCATCCTCCCCACTGCCACCAGAAATATCAAGTATTGCTGCTTTggaaaaccagatgaagatgatcaATGCAGGGCTGGCTGAACAGCTCCAAGCGAGTTTAAAATCTGTGGGAAATGGATCGGTCGAAGGGGACATGATGACCAACGATTCTTCATCGGTCGGTGGTGATATGGAAAGTCAAAGTGCTGGAAGTCCTGCCATTTCGGAGTCTACCTCTTCCATGCAGGCCTTATCCCCATCCAACAGCACAACAGATTTCTACAAATCACCGGGCATCGAAGACAAACCACTACGGACTTTACCCAACGACTTTGCCAATGGTTGGCCAGTCGCCTTTGCCAACGGTGGTGCTTTGGACTTGACCTCGGGCAACCCAGAAAAAATGGTGAAGGAAGAGCCGCTGGGCATGTTGTTTCCTTTCCGCGATAGAGGCAAACTTAAGAACACGGCGTGCGACATTTGCGGCAAAACGTTTGCTTGTCAGAGTGCCTTGGACATTCATTACAGAAGTCATACCAAAGAGAGACCGTTTATTTGCACAGTTTGCAATCGTGGCTTTTCCACAAAGGGTAATTTGAAGCAGCACATGTTGACACATCAGATGCGAGATCTACCATCACAGCTCTTTGAACCCAACTCCAACCTTGGCCCAGCTCagaactcttcctcctcctcctcctcctccatcgtaCCTGCAAACTCTCTCTCGTCCCTTATAAAGGCCGAGGTCAACGGTTTTGTACACGGCTCTCCTCAGGACCACAAAGAGACACTGCCCAGCTTGCTTCCTTCAGGACCTTTGCTGCCTTCGGCGACATCCCCAGTCTTACTTCCAACTCTGCCTCGGAGGACGCCCAAGCAGCACTTCTGCAACGCGTGTGGAAAGACCTTCTCGTCTTCCAGTGCTTTGCAGATCCACgaaaggactcacacaggggagaagcctttCGCCTGCACAATTTGT is a genomic window of Ahaetulla prasina isolate Xishuangbanna chromosome 12, ASM2864084v1, whole genome shotgun sequence containing:
- the SALL1 gene encoding sal-like protein 1; translated protein: MSRRKQAKPQHFQSDPELASQAPRDGDTQKSQPNRTPKKKDAHVCGRCCAEFFELPDLLQHKKTCTKNQLVLIVNENSVSPSEAFPPSPPKDNPDERKNNTDNNVGQVECSEVPEQDDKLDKEETMDTESSSSVSKSTSSTSQTVNSTIASSNCSTKGTSALTTSLPQLGDLTMLGNFSVINSNVIIENLQSTKVAVAQFSQEARCNGTSTHKLAVPALMEQLLALQQQQIHQLQLIEQIRHQILLLASQNSDLPTTSPNPSQSTVRASANPLSTLSSHLSQQLAAAAGLAQSLASQSASIGGMKLLSPLQLPQSNSGNTTIPSSSGLSPSISLATAAITTSSSDKVTMNTGGPPLGNPAGTVSSSPAFAISSLLSPVSNPLLPQPTPSNSVFPNPLSNLGTATEDLNPLSALAQQRKNKPPNLATFETKSSSDEAFFKHKCRFCAKVFGSDSALQIHLRSHTGERPFKCNICGNRFSTKGNLKVHFQRHKEKYPHIQMNPYPVPEHLDNIPTSTGIPYGMSIPPEKPVTSWLDNKPVLSTLTPSVGLPLPPTIPSLTPFIKMEEPQPIPIGHPSSSPPSSVKSDSGSIDPAGKNSNGQLVEGETGVLLPSGDKAEESMPRVSSSVNHSVTSPAAESDSSNVVAFTSPLMPLMSDQFKAKFPFGGLLDGTPASETSKLQQLVENIDKKASDPNECLICHRVLSCQSALKMHYRTHTGERPFKCKICGRAFTTKGNLKTHYSVHRAMPPLRVQHSCPICQKKFTNAVVLQQHIRMHMGGQIPNTPVTENYPESMESDTGSFDEKTFDDLDTFSDENMEDCPDSSVPDTPKSADASQDSLSSSPLPPEISSIAALENQMKMINAGLAEQLQASLKSVGNGSVEGDMMTNDSSSVGGDMESQSAGSPAISESTSSMQALSPSNSTTDFYKSPGIEDKPLRTLPNDFANGWPVAFANGGALDLTSGNPEKMVKEEPLGMLFPFRDRGKLKNTACDICGKTFACQSALDIHYRSHTKERPFICTVCNRGFSTKGNLKQHMLTHQMRDLPSQLFEPNSNLGPAQNSSSSSSSSIVPANSLSSLIKAEVNGFVHGSPQDHKETLPSLLPSGPLLPSATSPVLLPTLPRRTPKQHFCNACGKTFSSSSALQIHERTHTGEKPFACTICGRAFTTKGNLKVHMGTHMWNSTPARRGRRLSVDGPMTFLGSNPVKFPDMFPKDLAARSGNGDASSFWNQYAAALSNGLAMKTNEISVIQNGGIAPVPGSLGNGSSSPLSGLTGSLEKFQDSEPNAPLAGLEKMAGSENGTTFRLTRFVEDSKEIVTS